The following coding sequences lie in one Lentilactobacillus sp. SPB1-3 genomic window:
- a CDS encoding PBSX family phage terminase large subunit — protein MTVQFEYTPFSPKQLQVLSWWIDPRAYEGDFDKNIAEHPEWLNRTDYDALICDGSVRAGKTLIMSMSYILWSMTNYQEETFGIAGKTIGSLRRNVIKPLKRMLESRHYVVKDKRADNLLEISYGSNTNYYYLFGGKDESSQDLVQGITVAGFFFDEVALMPQSFVNQATARASVDGSKFWFNCNPASPYHWFKTEWLDKLSEHRAMHIHFMMTDNPSLSDSVKRRYETQYSGVFYQRYILGQWVLSDGVVYDNFDRETMVVDAPALSHITKYFVSCDYGAMNPTVFLLWGFSSGVWYCLKEYYYDGRHDSSGRQKSDEEYANDLVAFLGNLKPTVILDPSAVHFAVVLQEHGFNVLPGNNDVINGIRLTQNLMNSGEIKFTPFLSNLFKELGSYVWDDKASQRGEDRVVKDHDHCLTGDTLVDTVDGQKMIKDLVGKSGEVYCVDYESQPTTGHFDQVRKTRTDAEIYELELEDGSTIKATIDHPVLTKAGWKPLGELTSKDEVIYIG, from the coding sequence ATGACCGTACAATTCGAATATACGCCATTTAGCCCTAAGCAATTGCAGGTATTGAGCTGGTGGATTGACCCACGAGCATATGAAGGCGACTTCGATAAAAACATTGCTGAACATCCTGAATGGTTGAATCGTACTGATTACGACGCTTTGATTTGTGATGGTTCTGTTCGTGCTGGTAAGACATTGATTATGTCGATGAGTTACATTTTATGGTCAATGACAAACTATCAGGAAGAAACATTTGGTATCGCTGGTAAGACGATTGGTTCATTAAGACGGAACGTCATTAAACCGCTTAAAAGGATGCTAGAATCACGTCATTATGTCGTTAAGGATAAACGGGCAGACAACCTATTAGAAATCTCATACGGCTCAAATACTAACTATTATTACCTGTTTGGTGGTAAAGATGAATCTAGTCAGGACTTAGTCCAAGGTATCACTGTGGCTGGGTTCTTTTTTGATGAAGTTGCGTTGATGCCGCAGTCATTTGTTAACCAAGCAACGGCTCGTGCATCTGTTGATGGTAGTAAGTTCTGGTTTAACTGTAACCCTGCTAGTCCTTATCATTGGTTCAAAACTGAATGGCTGGATAAGCTATCAGAGCATCGTGCTATGCATATTCATTTCATGATGACTGATAACCCATCATTGTCTGATTCAGTTAAGAGACGTTACGAGACGCAGTATAGTGGCGTGTTCTATCAGCGTTACATATTAGGCCAATGGGTGTTATCTGACGGAGTTGTTTACGATAACTTTGATCGAGAAACAATGGTCGTTGATGCGCCAGCGTTGAGCCATATAACTAAATACTTTGTATCGTGTGATTACGGTGCCATGAACCCGACAGTATTCTTGCTGTGGGGTTTTTCTAGTGGCGTTTGGTACTGTCTTAAGGAATATTACTACGATGGCCGACACGATAGTTCAGGACGCCAGAAATCAGATGAAGAGTATGCCAATGATTTAGTTGCATTCTTAGGTAATCTAAAGCCAACCGTTATCTTAGACCCGTCAGCCGTTCACTTTGCGGTTGTGCTTCAAGAGCATGGCTTCAATGTGTTGCCTGGTAACAACGATGTTATCAATGGCATTCGATTAACTCAAAACTTAATGAATTCGGGTGAGATTAAATTCACACCATTTCTATCAAACCTTTTTAAAGAACTTGGCAGTTATGTATGGGATGACAAAGCATCACAACGTGGCGAAGATAGAGTCGTCAAAGACCATGATCATTGTTTAACTGGAGATACTTTAGTTGATACTGTTGATGGTCAAAAGATGATTAAAGATTTAGTCGGAAAGTCTGGAGAAGTTTATTGTGTTGACTATGAAAGTCAGCCAACCACAGGACATTTTGATCAAGTCAGAAAAACCAGAACTGATGCCGAAATATATGAACTTGAATTAGAAGATGGGTCAACAATCAAGGCGACCATTGATCATCCTGTTTTAACCAAAGCAGGTTGGAAACCGTTGGGAGAGTTAACTTCTAAGGATGAAGTTATTTACATTGGGTAA
- a CDS encoding phage portal protein codes for MLEHEPNNIQDAILSGKPLLKSNYSNNGQSALSSRITITDEDVFLYDVNADITEHLDDVYQIMNYHERYLAPKYEIKHDYYVGRHHKIIGRPEKPLSKPDNRLIFNLPKKLVSTFNGYFSGEPVSIKHKSNDGNTDDTAIDDQIQTWLNNNNYEDVFTEWSKQADIYGRSYIYLYETPATDSDKTELKMTVCSPRDTIVVYDDSVENNPLFAIRYSTGASRKYGDLITKDAIYSFDSQGDGQPLTIMNTDPDNPNQVVKSDILNFPMLPVIELLEDDDRSGLFDDSINLIDSIDNMMSSKGNDNDAFSESYLVITGNKLDEKQYEALQNSHLINLYPKKNNPLGGNDNQEKPTAFFLSPDPHDEAKENSLNRAIDMVYQASQVVNLNDSSFGMSATAISGVALLQRYQPMQARAKVKSQKMDKALRQLFAILFKQWDGINADPSNLAFDHKQSIPHNVLEEAQTISTLNGQVSDVTKLGYLSRIDDPAAEVERLKEQNEEDAKEAKNQVDEYMTDQQKKAGVTHGISDDPAGTPKDSTIS; via the coding sequence TTGTTAGAACATGAACCAAATAATATTCAAGATGCCATTCTAAGTGGTAAGCCGTTACTTAAAAGCAATTACAGTAATAACGGCCAATCAGCATTATCTAGTCGGATAACAATTACTGATGAAGATGTATTCTTATACGATGTTAATGCTGATATCACAGAACATCTTGATGATGTCTATCAAATCATGAATTATCATGAACGATATTTAGCACCAAAATATGAAATCAAGCATGATTATTATGTTGGTCGACATCATAAGATTATTGGACGACCTGAAAAGCCATTGAGCAAGCCAGATAATCGATTGATATTTAACTTACCTAAGAAGCTTGTTAGTACGTTTAACGGTTACTTTAGTGGTGAACCAGTATCGATTAAACATAAATCGAATGATGGCAATACAGATGATACAGCAATCGATGACCAGATTCAGACTTGGTTAAACAATAATAATTATGAAGATGTGTTTACTGAGTGGTCCAAGCAAGCCGATATCTATGGCCGGTCATACATTTACTTGTATGAAACACCTGCCACTGATTCAGATAAAACTGAATTAAAGATGACTGTCTGTTCACCACGTGACACAATCGTTGTTTACGATGATTCAGTTGAAAACAATCCTTTATTTGCTATTCGTTATTCAACGGGCGCTTCAAGAAAGTATGGTGACTTAATTACTAAAGATGCTATCTATTCATTTGATAGCCAAGGGGATGGCCAACCGTTAACGATTATGAATACTGATCCAGATAATCCTAATCAAGTGGTTAAGTCAGATATCCTTAACTTTCCAATGCTACCAGTTATTGAATTGTTGGAAGATGATGACCGTTCAGGACTGTTTGATGACTCGATTAACCTGATTGATTCCATTGATAACATGATGTCTAGTAAAGGAAACGATAACGATGCGTTTAGTGAGTCTTATCTAGTTATTACTGGTAATAAGTTAGATGAAAAGCAATATGAAGCACTGCAAAACAGTCATCTAATTAACTTATATCCAAAGAAAAACAATCCATTAGGTGGCAATGACAACCAAGAAAAGCCTACTGCATTCTTCTTAAGTCCTGACCCACATGATGAAGCCAAAGAGAACTCATTGAATCGTGCTATTGATATGGTTTATCAAGCATCACAGGTTGTTAACTTAAACGATTCTAGTTTCGGGATGTCAGCCACAGCAATTAGCGGTGTTGCACTGTTGCAACGCTATCAACCAATGCAAGCTAGAGCTAAGGTTAAGTCACAAAAGATGGATAAAGCGTTGCGTCAATTGTTTGCAATTCTGTTTAAGCAATGGGATGGTATTAACGCTGATCCCAGTAACTTAGCATTTGACCATAAGCAAAGTATTCCGCATAACGTTCTCGAAGAAGCTCAGACTATTTCAACGTTAAATGGACAAGTTAGTGATGTAACTAAGTTAGGTTACTTATCACGGATTGATGATCCAGCTGCCGAAGTTGAACGATTGAAAGAACAGAACGAAGAAGATGCTAAGGAAGCTAAGAACCAAGTTGATGAGTACATGACAGACCAACAAAAGAAAGCCGGTGTAACTCATGGTATCTCTGACGATCCAGCAGGAACGCCAAAGGATTCAACAATTAGTTGA
- a CDS encoding HNH endonuclease signature motif containing protein: protein MKTIIYNGIKFNKDSKTGYYLSSKNVNGKRIRLHRYVWENERGPIPKGMHIHHIDENKDNNDIDNLALLTPFQHEHFHSEEHVKSNPEWFERFQHEGIEQAKVWHASEKGREWHKKHYEQMKDALYKDSIRICQQCGKEYSTIDHGNNKFCSNKCKSQWRRDQHLDDVDRKCVICGKEFKANKYSTKKTCSHDCSIELQYRTRWGKSKKH from the coding sequence ATGAAAACTATTATATATAACGGTATAAAATTTAATAAAGATAGTAAGACTGGTTATTATCTAAGCTCCAAAAATGTAAATGGAAAGCGTATTAGATTACATCGTTACGTTTGGGAAAATGAAAGAGGCCCAATACCAAAAGGTATGCACATTCATCACATTGATGAGAACAAAGACAATAACGATATTGATAATCTTGCGCTACTTACACCATTCCAACATGAACATTTTCATTCAGAAGAGCATGTCAAAAGCAATCCGGAGTGGTTTGAACGATTTCAACATGAAGGGATTGAACAAGCTAAAGTTTGGCACGCTTCTGAAAAAGGGCGTGAGTGGCATAAAAAGCATTATGAACAGATGAAAGATGCGCTTTACAAAGATTCAATCCGTATATGTCAACAATGTGGTAAAGAATACTCTACTATTGATCATGGAAATAATAAGTTCTGTTCAAACAAGTGCAAGTCTCAATGGAGAAGAGATCAACACTTAGATGATGTAGATAGGAAGTGCGTAATTTGTGGAAAAGAGTTTAAAGCCAATAAGTATTCCACCAAAAAGACATGCAGCCACGATTGCTCAATCGAGTTACAATACAGAACCCGTTGGGGTAAAAGTAAAAAGCATTAA